A region of Streptomyces sp. R44 DNA encodes the following proteins:
- a CDS encoding protein kinase, producing the protein MAAEVRLSVAVVGAQSTTFSYGERGTAIVGRAADCAIVASADQRQVSRHHCAFDIDPPTVRVRDLGSRNGTYVNGVRIDGPGSRAHDLADGDEIRVGTLLLRVSSIDDGLPAPADGDADEQIDGYTIVREIGRGAQGIVYLARQQDSGESLALKVLRPEVAIHPEAVNGFLREIKNTRVLQHPNLVRFRDAGSTRTLLYFACEYCEGGNLAQRVIEQDGTLTPAVAIALIRQVLDGLAYAHSAPLPAVRLSDGTTAPARGLVHRDIKPQNVLLSGAGPTPGVKIADFGLAKAFEHAGLSDYTRSGAVGGSVAFMPRAQMVNYKYATPAVDVWASAACLYWALTRSTPRDFPEGTDPLRVVLREPAVPIRKRNAALPTGLAALIDDILAVEDPREGVTPSAQEFRRALEEAM; encoded by the coding sequence ATGGCAGCGGAGGTACGGCTGAGCGTGGCCGTCGTCGGCGCGCAATCCACGACGTTCTCGTATGGCGAGCGAGGCACCGCCATCGTCGGCCGCGCCGCCGACTGCGCCATCGTGGCATCCGCGGACCAGAGGCAAGTATCGCGCCATCACTGCGCGTTCGACATCGACCCGCCGACGGTGCGGGTACGCGACCTCGGGAGCCGGAACGGCACCTACGTCAACGGTGTCAGGATCGACGGTCCCGGCTCCCGGGCACACGACTTGGCCGACGGGGACGAGATACGAGTCGGCACCTTGCTGCTGCGCGTGTCCTCAATTGATGACGGCTTACCCGCCCCGGCCGACGGTGACGCTGACGAACAGATCGACGGTTACACCATCGTGCGGGAAATCGGCAGGGGCGCACAGGGAATCGTCTACCTCGCGCGGCAGCAGGACTCCGGCGAGTCACTTGCCTTGAAGGTGCTCCGGCCCGAGGTGGCTATCCACCCGGAGGCGGTGAACGGCTTCCTGCGCGAGATCAAGAACACCAGAGTGCTCCAGCATCCGAACCTGGTGCGATTCCGCGACGCCGGCTCCACCAGAACGCTGCTCTACTTCGCCTGTGAGTACTGCGAAGGCGGAAACCTCGCCCAACGGGTGATCGAACAGGACGGGACCCTGACCCCCGCCGTCGCCATCGCCCTGATACGCCAGGTCCTCGACGGCCTCGCGTACGCCCACAGCGCCCCCCTGCCCGCGGTGCGCCTCAGTGACGGCACCACGGCTCCCGCGCGGGGCCTCGTGCACCGGGACATCAAGCCACAGAACGTCCTGCTGTCCGGCGCAGGACCCACCCCCGGGGTGAAGATCGCGGATTTCGGGCTCGCCAAGGCCTTCGAACACGCGGGGCTGTCGGACTACACCCGCAGCGGGGCGGTGGGCGGCAGCGTCGCCTTCATGCCACGGGCCCAGATGGTGAACTATAAGTACGCCACGCCCGCCGTGGACGTATGGGCCTCGGCGGCATGTCTGTACTGGGCTCTCACCCGCAGCACCCCCCGGGACTTCCCAGAAGGTACCGATCCCCTTCGTGTGGTCCTGCGTGAGCCCGCAGTGCCGATCCGCAAGAGGAACGCTGCACTCCCGACCGGACTGGCCGCACTGATCGACGACATCCTCGCGGTGGAGGATCCACGCGAGGGCGTCACCCCCTCTGCACAGGAGTTCAGACGCGCCCTGGAGGAGGCGATGTGA
- a CDS encoding carbohydrate ABC transporter permease, protein MKMRGPLLTVLLAGAFGLCVGPFYWLAIAATQDDKDVFSWPPKLVPGGHLLDNLQGLQDSVGLARVLLNTFVVAGVQTVGAVVVSVLAGYAFAKFDFRGRNLFFVLLLSTLVIPDTVMLIPIFQMMMELGLIDTYQSIILPGLVTPFGIFLMRQALRSMPDELLDAARVDGAGELRVLWRIVVPVNRPIIAALALFVFLGGWNQFVWPLIALRSPEMYTLPVATATLQGLSTTNYAQLLLASAIAALPVMGLFLVLQRQFISGLLAGATKE, encoded by the coding sequence ATGAAGATGCGCGGCCCCCTCCTCACCGTTCTGCTCGCGGGCGCCTTCGGGCTCTGCGTCGGCCCGTTCTACTGGCTCGCGATCGCCGCCACCCAGGACGACAAGGACGTGTTCTCCTGGCCGCCGAAGCTGGTGCCGGGCGGCCACCTCCTCGACAACCTCCAGGGGCTCCAGGACTCCGTCGGCCTCGCCCGCGTCCTGCTCAACACCTTCGTGGTGGCCGGCGTCCAGACCGTCGGGGCCGTCGTCGTCTCGGTCCTCGCCGGCTACGCCTTCGCCAAGTTCGACTTCCGCGGGCGCAACCTGTTCTTCGTCCTGCTGCTCAGCACCCTGGTCATCCCCGACACGGTGATGCTCATCCCGATCTTCCAGATGATGATGGAACTGGGCCTGATCGACACCTACCAGTCCATCATCCTGCCCGGTCTCGTCACCCCGTTCGGCATCTTCCTGATGCGGCAGGCACTGCGCTCCATGCCCGACGAACTCCTCGACGCCGCCCGCGTCGACGGCGCCGGCGAACTGCGGGTGCTGTGGCGGATCGTCGTCCCGGTCAACCGCCCGATCATCGCTGCCCTGGCCCTGTTCGTCTTCCTCGGCGGCTGGAACCAGTTCGTCTGGCCGCTGATCGCGCTGCGCAGCCCGGAGATGTACACGCTCCCGGTGGCCACGGCGACCCTCCAGGGCCTCTCGACCACGAACTACGCGCAGCTCCTGCTGGCCAGCGCCATCGCCGCGCTCCCCGTGATGGGCCTCTTCCTCGTCCTGCAACGCCAGTTCATCTCCGGCCTCCTGGCCGGGGCGACCAAGGAGTGA
- a CDS encoding carbohydrate ABC transporter permease, protein MPAVLGFAVFKAYPIAASFWISLTTGNGDATQFSGLANYLRLVADPLFWTALQNTALILVVQVPLMLGLALLVALGLNSTKVWLRPLWRLGVFVPSLTGLVAAGVMFSVILNRDAGLMNWVLSLVGVDPVNWLGTPFWARVGVVLVITWHYTGYNAVMYLAALQGIPKELYEAAMVDGAGPVRRFFAITLPQMRPILLLTVVLSTIGTLQLFDEPYVLTGGGPDNSTLTVTMYLYNNGFKYFDFGYASALAYALALIVSVLGILQVRLMGERR, encoded by the coding sequence ATGCCCGCCGTCCTGGGCTTCGCCGTCTTCAAGGCGTACCCCATCGCCGCGTCGTTCTGGATCAGCCTCACCACCGGCAACGGCGATGCCACCCAGTTCTCCGGACTCGCCAACTACCTTCGGCTCGTGGCCGATCCGCTGTTCTGGACCGCGCTCCAGAACACGGCGCTCATCCTGGTCGTCCAGGTGCCGCTGATGCTGGGCCTCGCCCTGCTCGTCGCGCTCGGCCTCAACTCCACCAAGGTGTGGTTGCGGCCCCTCTGGCGGCTCGGCGTCTTCGTCCCGTCCCTGACCGGCCTGGTCGCGGCGGGCGTGATGTTCTCCGTGATCCTCAACCGCGACGCCGGCCTCATGAACTGGGTGCTCTCGCTCGTCGGCGTCGACCCGGTGAACTGGCTCGGCACCCCCTTCTGGGCCCGCGTCGGCGTCGTCCTCGTCATCACCTGGCACTACACCGGCTACAACGCGGTGATGTACCTCGCCGCACTCCAGGGAATCCCCAAGGAGTTGTACGAAGCGGCCATGGTCGACGGCGCGGGCCCCGTCCGCCGCTTCTTCGCCATCACGCTGCCCCAGATGCGGCCGATCCTGCTCCTCACTGTCGTGCTCTCCACGATCGGCACCCTGCAGCTCTTCGACGAGCCGTACGTCCTGACCGGCGGCGGCCCCGACAACTCCACCCTCACGGTCACCATGTACCTCTACAACAACGGCTTCAAGTACTTCGACTTCGGCTACGCCTCGGCCCTCGCCTACGCACTCGCGCTGATCGTCTCCGTCCTCGGGATCCTGCAGGTCCGCCTGATGGGAGAGCGCCGATGA
- a CDS encoding ABC transporter substrate-binding protein codes for MSHHLSRRQILHLATASAAGLGLTACGGGGSGAGSAGADGDSGPITVWSWTTAAEALRGVVPSFERDNPGIKVDVQDLGNPAIWDKITVGLAAGGKGLGDVLHIGVDYLPGYMEKFPQGLADLSRLGADKHKDAFVEGLWPTVIGKDRAVHALPWEVNPLGLFYRSDYFEKADVDPASITSWDDLIAAGPKIRAATGAQLIGLDKPGTTQDMDFFQNLMQLQGAFYFDHEGKVTLASPEAIQALTVIKRINDAGLMADTAGTGTGKRLLSQGKLATAPYPAWAIEYLATKFPAQSGKWRVMQPPAAVPGGKRSVIVNSTYLTVSATSPRRKAAWRFIEYALTKPAEINRMFASGGVFPALKAAYEDPKFSAPNPFYGGQKVLRSFVDSLASGSDATNFTGDYSRALKLASDAQSQVLVKGADPAEALKAAAKQLAQQTGRQQAA; via the coding sequence ATGTCCCACCACCTGAGCCGCCGCCAGATCCTCCACCTCGCCACCGCCTCCGCCGCCGGGCTCGGCCTGACCGCCTGCGGAGGCGGCGGTTCGGGCGCCGGCTCCGCAGGTGCCGACGGCGACAGCGGTCCCATCACGGTCTGGAGCTGGACCACCGCGGCCGAGGCCCTGCGCGGAGTCGTCCCGTCCTTCGAGCGCGACAACCCCGGCATCAAGGTCGACGTCCAGGATCTCGGCAACCCCGCCATCTGGGACAAGATCACCGTCGGTCTCGCCGCGGGCGGGAAGGGCCTCGGCGACGTCCTCCACATCGGCGTCGACTACCTGCCCGGCTACATGGAGAAGTTCCCCCAGGGCCTCGCCGACCTGTCGAGGCTCGGCGCCGACAAGCACAAGGACGCCTTCGTCGAGGGCCTGTGGCCGACCGTCATAGGCAAGGACAGAGCGGTCCACGCCCTGCCCTGGGAGGTCAACCCCCTCGGGCTCTTCTACCGGAGCGACTACTTCGAGAAGGCCGACGTCGACCCCGCCTCGATCACCAGCTGGGACGACCTGATCGCCGCAGGACCGAAGATCCGAGCCGCCACCGGCGCGCAGCTGATCGGCCTCGACAAGCCCGGCACCACCCAGGACATGGACTTCTTCCAGAATCTGATGCAGCTCCAGGGCGCCTTCTACTTCGACCACGAGGGCAAGGTCACGCTCGCCTCCCCGGAGGCGATCCAGGCCCTCACCGTCATCAAGCGGATCAACGACGCCGGCCTCATGGCCGACACCGCCGGCACGGGCACCGGGAAGCGCCTGCTCAGCCAGGGGAAGCTCGCCACCGCCCCGTACCCGGCCTGGGCCATCGAGTACCTGGCCACCAAGTTCCCGGCGCAGAGCGGGAAGTGGCGTGTCATGCAGCCGCCCGCCGCCGTGCCCGGCGGCAAGCGCAGCGTCATCGTGAACTCGACCTACCTGACCGTCTCCGCGACGAGCCCGCGCCGCAAGGCCGCCTGGCGCTTCATCGAGTACGCCCTCACCAAGCCGGCCGAGATCAACCGCATGTTCGCCTCCGGCGGCGTCTTCCCCGCCCTCAAGGCGGCTTACGAGGACCCGAAGTTCAGCGCGCCGAACCCCTTCTACGGCGGCCAGAAGGTGCTGCGTTCCTTCGTCGACTCGCTCGCCTCCGGGTCGGACGCGACCAACTTCACCGGCGACTACAGCCGTGCCCTGAAGCTCGCGAGCGACGCCCAGAGCCAAGTCCTCGTCAAGGGTGCCGACCCCGCCGAGGCGCTGAAGGCCGCGGCGAAGCAGCTCGCCCAGCAGACCGGCCGGCAGCAGGCGGCCTGA
- a CDS encoding SAVMC3_10250 family protein, whose product MGFRYYLYVSDSKVDMLLPQIDPSFGQKKTREFGIDAKVASYRDVTESTPNDDRISRLDRVVSHLEKHGELGSVDEPGTFFREQLAMRWNVLTDSDGTSLAYFGGRTDSGVVVGLGGSTHHVLGASPDAGGIPTLARSLLPSLLDGLRVDPEIDSLVNGDPGHRATPEAAALNAVRRTVEALQGPAQTMEFVAKRLLHGPSPDPEDRSIVLLGSPLYVATVD is encoded by the coding sequence TTGGGCTTTCGGTACTACCTCTACGTCAGCGACAGCAAGGTCGACATGCTGCTGCCGCAGATCGATCCGTCGTTCGGCCAGAAGAAGACCAGAGAATTCGGGATCGACGCGAAGGTCGCCAGCTATCGCGATGTCACGGAGAGCACGCCGAACGACGACCGGATCAGTCGCCTGGACCGTGTCGTCAGTCACCTCGAGAAGCACGGTGAGCTGGGGTCGGTCGACGAGCCGGGGACATTCTTCCGAGAGCAACTGGCAATGCGGTGGAATGTGTTGACGGACAGTGACGGCACATCGCTGGCGTACTTCGGTGGTCGCACCGACAGTGGTGTCGTCGTCGGTCTGGGCGGTTCGACGCACCATGTCCTGGGGGCGTCTCCTGATGCCGGGGGCATCCCGACACTCGCCCGGTCCCTGTTGCCCTCGCTACTGGATGGGCTCCGCGTGGACCCGGAGATCGACTCGCTCGTCAACGGCGATCCCGGGCATCGTGCTACTCCAGAAGCGGCGGCTCTGAACGCGGTACGCCGGACCGTGGAAGCGTTGCAAGGGCCGGCGCAGACGATGGAGTTCGTTGCCAAGCGTCTTCTGCACGGGCCGAGTCCGGATCCGGAAGACAGATCCATAGTGCTGCTGGGTTCGCCCCTGTACGTCGCCACTGTCGACTGA
- a CDS encoding glycoside hydrolase family 36 protein yields MALIEVRAAEAVTVRAEWRVPCVGATAYWTPDTNASRWLPPSWIAPRTVSLALGAPVASLVGTDDRALCTAAAGETAAPVRVGAGVVEESGEFAFTVEQELTPAGTPLRVRIDLTGRHFATTVRAVADWWAEEAADHPGIAPAARMPAYSTWYSLHQNVDTATVERQAALAAAIGCESIIVDDGWQTSDRTRGYGHCGDWDPNPKAFPDLAAHVAEVHRLGLSYLLWYALPFIGRHNDAWDRFKGLILREEPHLDAAVLDPRHPEVRAYLIDKVSRAVEEWGMDGVKIDFIDRFAVTCPPPAPAGADHAEVHDGVRRLVADLDARLRRTRPDVIIEHRQPYVSPGLWPYATMVRATDCPLSPAENRQRTVDCRLTAGPLAVHADMIMWHSAETPEAVAVHLVNALFSVPQISVDLGAQTEDQLSTLRFWLDVFRRHADVLQQGALEPERPDLGYPLVRAHDARTTVIARYAPLPVTLPPRQPLTTPQTVLVANADSDAVVLIGVTEPERALALVQGCRGEILSETVLDLVAGVNPVHVPTGGLLTLTRED; encoded by the coding sequence GTGGCCCTGATCGAGGTCCGGGCGGCGGAGGCGGTCACCGTCCGCGCGGAATGGCGCGTCCCCTGCGTCGGAGCCACCGCCTACTGGACCCCCGACACCAACGCCAGCCGCTGGCTCCCGCCCTCCTGGATCGCCCCGCGAACGGTCTCCCTCGCCCTGGGTGCCCCCGTCGCCAGCCTCGTCGGCACCGACGACCGCGCCCTGTGCACCGCCGCGGCGGGCGAGACGGCCGCGCCCGTGCGCGTCGGCGCCGGTGTGGTGGAGGAGAGCGGCGAGTTCGCCTTCACCGTCGAGCAGGAACTCACCCCTGCCGGTACGCCGTTGCGCGTACGGATCGATCTCACCGGCCGGCACTTCGCCACCACCGTCCGGGCCGTCGCCGACTGGTGGGCCGAGGAGGCCGCGGACCACCCCGGCATCGCCCCCGCCGCACGGATGCCCGCCTATTCCACCTGGTACAGCCTCCACCAGAACGTCGACACCGCCACCGTCGAACGCCAGGCGGCCCTGGCCGCGGCCATCGGCTGCGAGAGCATCATCGTCGACGACGGCTGGCAGACCTCCGACCGTACGCGCGGCTACGGCCACTGCGGCGACTGGGATCCCAACCCGAAGGCCTTCCCCGACCTCGCCGCCCACGTCGCCGAGGTCCACCGCCTCGGCCTCTCCTACCTCCTCTGGTACGCGCTGCCGTTCATCGGCCGTCACAACGACGCCTGGGACCGCTTCAAGGGCCTGATCCTGCGGGAGGAGCCCCACCTGGACGCGGCCGTGCTCGACCCCCGCCACCCGGAGGTGCGCGCCTACCTGATCGACAAGGTCTCCCGCGCCGTCGAGGAGTGGGGGATGGACGGCGTGAAGATCGACTTCATCGACCGCTTCGCCGTCACCTGCCCCCCGCCCGCACCGGCCGGCGCCGACCACGCCGAGGTCCACGACGGCGTACGGCGGCTCGTCGCCGACCTCGACGCCCGGCTGCGCCGTACCCGGCCCGACGTGATCATCGAGCACCGCCAGCCGTACGTCAGCCCCGGCCTCTGGCCGTACGCCACCATGGTCCGCGCCACCGACTGCCCGCTCAGCCCCGCCGAGAACCGCCAGCGCACCGTCGACTGCCGCCTCACCGCGGGCCCGCTCGCCGTCCACGCCGACATGATCATGTGGCACTCCGCCGAGACACCGGAAGCGGTGGCCGTCCACCTCGTCAACGCCCTGTTCTCGGTCCCGCAGATCTCCGTGGACCTCGGCGCCCAGACCGAGGACCAGCTGTCGACCCTACGCTTCTGGCTGGACGTCTTCCGCCGCCACGCCGACGTCCTCCAGCAAGGCGCCCTGGAACCCGAGCGCCCCGACCTCGGCTACCCGCTGGTCCGCGCCCACGACGCCCGTACGACGGTGATCGCGCGCTACGCACCGCTGCCGGTCACCCTGCCGCCCCGACAGCCGCTGACCACCCCGCAGACCGTCCTCGTGGCCAACGCGGACAGCGACGCCGTCGTCCTGATCGGCGTCACCGAGCCCGAACGGGCCCTCGCCCTCGTCCAGGGCTGCCGTGGTGAGATCCTGTCCGAGACCGTCCTCGACCTCGTCGCCGGCGTGAACCCGGTGCACGTGCCGACGGGCGGCCTGCTCACCCTGACCCGCGAGGACTGA
- a CDS encoding LacI family DNA-binding transcriptional regulator, whose translation MTAQQVTIEDVARAAGVSRQTVSNALNAPHRLRATTLARVTAAIEELGYQPDQSARSLRTGTRKVIGYPAPADNPADPNPLMGGFLQALVSAADAVGHRVLLFRCDPQQGSGAVAKSFNGLIAARQIDGFVLSDVVHDDPRVDVLTEAGFPFVAFGRTAPGRPQNWVDIDSAAATAQLVHTLLGQGHRRICYVNSAASLPWLADRRAGLLQAAAAAPDGAFEVSVPEDDPAALSQAIQRLLVGPARPTALVCASDWLALTAYQAVRVAGLTVGTDVAVTGFNDMPLCTLLQPTLTSVRLPLATIAHALVDRLITVVEGTTPTPTTGLLLPAETVMRDSTPMKLPLDRGHLETGT comes from the coding sequence ATGACCGCTCAACAGGTGACCATCGAGGACGTCGCACGGGCGGCGGGAGTTTCCCGCCAGACCGTCTCGAACGCCCTCAACGCCCCCCACCGGCTGCGCGCGACCACGCTCGCCAGGGTCACCGCCGCCATCGAGGAGCTCGGCTACCAGCCGGACCAGTCCGCTCGCAGCCTGCGCACCGGCACCCGCAAGGTCATCGGCTATCCCGCACCCGCCGACAACCCCGCCGACCCGAACCCCCTGATGGGCGGCTTCCTCCAGGCGCTCGTCAGCGCCGCCGACGCCGTGGGCCACCGTGTCCTGCTGTTCCGCTGCGACCCCCAGCAGGGCTCCGGGGCGGTCGCCAAGTCCTTCAACGGACTGATCGCCGCCCGCCAGATCGACGGCTTCGTCCTCTCCGACGTCGTCCACGACGACCCCCGGGTCGACGTGCTCACCGAGGCGGGGTTCCCGTTCGTCGCCTTCGGCCGTACGGCACCCGGGCGCCCGCAGAACTGGGTCGACATCGACTCCGCCGCGGCCACCGCCCAGCTGGTCCACACGTTGCTCGGCCAGGGGCACCGCCGGATCTGTTACGTCAACTCCGCAGCGTCCCTGCCCTGGCTCGCCGACCGCAGGGCCGGCCTGCTCCAGGCCGCGGCGGCCGCTCCCGACGGAGCCTTCGAGGTCAGCGTCCCCGAAGACGACCCGGCCGCGCTCTCCCAGGCGATCCAGCGGCTGCTGGTCGGCCCCGCCCGCCCGACGGCCCTGGTCTGCGCGAGCGACTGGCTCGCCCTGACCGCATATCAGGCCGTCCGAGTGGCCGGCCTCACCGTGGGCACCGACGTCGCCGTCACCGGCTTCAACGACATGCCCCTGTGCACCCTGCTCCAGCCCACTCTCACCAGCGTCCGGCTGCCCCTGGCCACGATCGCGCACGCGCTCGTCGACCGCCTGATCACCGTGGTCGAGGGCACCACCCCCACACCGACGACCGGACTCCTGCTCCCGGCGGAGACGGTCATGCGGGACAGCACGCCGATGAAGCTTCCCCTTGATCGCGGACATCTGGAGACTGGGACTTGA